GATGTCGTTCAGGAACATGCAGATCCGCTCGAGGCCGTAGGTCAGCTCGACCGAGACCGGGCGGAGATCGAACCCGCCGCTCTGCTGGAAGTAGGTGAACTGCGAGATTTCCATTCCGTCCATCATTACCTGCCAGCCCACCCCGGCGGCGCCCAGCGTGGGCGATTCCCAGTTGTCCTCCTCGAACCGGATGTCGTGCTCCAGGGGGAGAACCCCGAACGAGCGCAGCGAGTCGAGATAGAGATCCTGCACGTCCAGGGGAGCCGGCTTCAAAACCACCTGGAATTGGTAGTGCTTGTACACCCGCATCGGGTTCTCGCCGTAGCGCCCGTCCCCGGGGCGCCTCGACGGCTGGCAGTACGCGACGCGCCAGGGCTCCGGACCGAGCACGCGGAAGAACGTGTCGGGGTGCATCGTCCCCGCGCCGACCTCGAGGTCGTAAGGCTGCTGGAGCACGCAGCCCTGGCCCGCCCAGTAGGACTGGATCGCGAGGAGCAGATCCTGGAAGGTCATCGTCCGGTGCCCTCGCCGGGGCGATGCGCCGCCGCCGCCAGGTGACGGTAGGTCTTGAATCGGCGCTCCGCGAACGACTCGACGCCGCCGCGCAAGAGCGCCTCGAGGGCGCCTCCGGGGCGCGCGGCGCGCTCGAATCCGGCGAGGCCCGTCGGGGCGGTGCGCGCGGCGGCCGCGAGGAAGGCGAGATCCTCCCGGCCCAGAGAACGCCCGCCGCCCCCTTCTGCCCTGTCGCATGAGGAGCACCGGACGGCGCCTCCCCGAGCGACCGTTCTCGGCGATCCCTCCGCGAGCGCGCGCCCGCAGACGGGACAGGCGTCCAAGTCGGCCAGCACGCCGTGGAGCCTCAGGGTCCAATACTCGAAGTACCGGATCGCGGTCCACGGATCGAGCCCCTGCTCGATCGCGTCCAGAAGCGCGCCCAGGAGTCGGAATCCCTTGGGATCCGGCTGCCCCTCCCGCGCCATCGAGGCGGCGAGCTCCGCGAGCACCGCGCAGGCCGCCTGCCGGACCGGCTCGGACTGCATCGCCGCGTACGAGCGCGCGAGGTCGAGGGACTCGATCCGGTGCAGCTCGCGACCCTCTCGCTCCGTCCAGGCGGCGCGCACCCTCGTGAGCGGATCGAGAGCGCCGCCGAAACGGCGCCGGCTGCGCCGCGCCGAGGGGGCGACCCCGCGCACTCGCCCGGAATTCTCCGCCAGCAGGGTCACGATCACATCCGCCTCGCCCAGCACCTGCGTCCCGAGCACGTACGCGTCGTCGTTCCGCCGCCCCAAGATCTTCCCTCTCGCGTTCGCCGCTTCGCCACGCAAAGGACGGTGAATTCTATCAGAACGAGTCGCGCGGGGAGCTCGAGCACTCAGCTCAGGCCCAGCTCGTGCAGCGTGCGCTCGTCGTCCCGCCAGTCCGGCCGGGCGCGGACGTGGAGCCCGAGGTACACCCGCGCGTCGAGGAGCCGCTCGATGTCCGCCCGTGCTTCGGTGCCGATCGCCTTCAGGAGAGAGCCTCCCTTGCCGATCACGATCGCCTTCTGGGACTCCCGCTCGACCAGGATCGTCACCTCGATCTCGACGAGGCCGTCCGGACGGGTCTGCCAGCGGTCCATCAACACGGCGGTGACGTGCGGAATCTCCTGGCGGGTCCTCAGGAGGATCTTCTCCCGGATCCACTCGGCCGCCAGGAAGCGCTCGGGCTGGTCGGTCAGCACGTCGGCGGCGTAGAGCGGCGGGCCCTCGGGCAGGCGGGCCAGGATGCGCTCGAGCAGCAGATCGCATCCCTCACCCGTGAGCGCGGAGACGGGGACGGCCTCCTCGAGGCCCCAGTCCTCCACCAGGACCTTCATCATCGGGAGGAGCTTCGTCTTCTGCGGCAAGAGGTCGATCTTGTTGAGCACGGCGATGCGAGATCCCGGGAGGTGGCGGAGCAGGTCCGCGGCTCGCGCGTCCCCCGGGCCCGGCCCGAGCGACGCGTCCACGACCAGGACCACGAGGTCCACGTCCCGCAGGCTCTGGCGGGTGGTCTCCACCATGGCTCGGTTCATCCTGTGGCGCGGCTCGTGGAGACCCGGCGTGTCCGCGAACACCACCTGCCCGCGTCCCTCGAGGTGCAGCACGCCCACGATCCGGTGACGCGTGGTCTGCGAGACCGGTGAGACGGCCGCGAGCTTCTCACCGACGAGGCGGTTGAGCAGGGCGGACTTGCCGACGTTCGTCCACCCCGCGAGCGTCACCGTTCCCGCCCGGAGGCCTCCGCCTGCCGCATCCGCGCCGCTCACTTCGGACCCTCCCCCGCGCCGGCAGGCGGGGCCGCCTTCCGGAGTCGCACGCGGTACACCCTCCGCCGGTCGGACTCCAGCACCTCGATGGCGAGGCCGTGGGCCTCGAGCCTCTCCCCAGGCGGCGGCACCCGCCCGAGCGCCGCGATCACGAGGCCGCCCACGGTGTCGAATTCCCTCTCACCCACGTTCACCTCGAACAGAGGCTCGATCTCCCCCACGTGCGCGAGCCCGCTCACCAGCCACGAGCCGTCGGGAGCCGCCATGATCCGGGCCTCTTCCGGCTCGTGCTCCTCGCGGATCTCGCCGACGATCTCCTCCAGGAGGTCCTCGAGGGTGACGAGCCCGGCGAGCCCGCCGTACTCGTCGACCACCAGGGCCATGCGGGTCCTCGTCCGCATCTGGGTGAGCAGGTCCGCGGTGGACTGGGTTTCCGGAACGAAGAAGGCAGGGCGCAGAAAGGCGGTGACGGACGCTCCGTCCGCACCCTCGTCCGCTGCCTTCAGGACGTCGCGAACGTCGAGCACGCCCACCACGTTGTCCACGGTCCCGCGATAGACAGGGAGACGCGAGTGCCCGGTGCGGAGCAGGACCTTCCTCGCCTCGGCGACGGTGCCATCCGCGGGGAGCGCCTTGATGTCGGTCCGCGGGGTCATGATCTCGCGGACCCGGGTGTCGCCGAGGTCCACGATCCCGCGGACCATCCGGCTCTCGCCCGCCTCGAGGATCCCGTCGCGCTCCCCGACCTCGAGGAACGCCTCGACCTCGCCGTCGTTCTCCTCGGTCTCGGATTCCCCCCGGCCGGCGCCGGCGGTGAAGCGCTTCGCCAGACTTTCCATCGGCTTCGCCGCGGGGAAGAACAGAGCGTGGATCGGCGGCACCAGGAACGCGGTGGCTCGCACGGCGGCGCGGGGGGCGCGAAGGGCGAGCGTTCGCGCGGCCAGCCCCTCGAGGAGCAGCACGCCCACGACGATCCCGCCCGCGAGCCCCAGGGCCCAAGGGTGGGACCATCCCGCGGCCCGCGCGCCGAACGCGAGGGAGACGCTCGCGCCGAGCAGGCAAGTCTCGCGCGCCGCGTGGAGGGAGATCCGCCGGGCCGAGAGGCCATTGCGGACATCCTCGAGGAGGCGGAGACGCGGGTCCTCGGCAGCAAGGCGCCGCACGGCCACGCGGCTCAGGCTCGAGACCGCCAGCAGGAGCACGGCGATCGCGAGCTCGGCGAGGAACAGCGCGGTGGCGAGGCCGAGCGCGGCAACGATCGCGCCGGCCGACTCGGAGCCGGTCACGCCGCCCCCCGGGATCGATCCCCGAGGAGCTTCAGGGCCAGCCGCCTCTCCATTCGCGCCATCCGTCCGCGATCCGTCTCGTGATCGTGGCCGAGAAGATGAAGGTACCCGTGCATCGCCAGGATCTTGAGCTCGCGGCCGAGCGTGTGTCCCGCCTCGCGGGCCTGGCGCGCGGCCCGCGGAACCGACAACGCGATGTCTCCGAGCTCGAGACGCCCCTCGGGATCGCGGACGCCGCCGCCGGGAAACGCCAGGACGTCGGTGGTAGCGCGCCGCCCCCGGTAGACCCGATTGAGGTCGCGCATCGCTCCGTCCGAGAGGAGGCAGAGCACCACGCGCCCACCCGGCGGCGGAGGGACTTCCTCGATCAGACGCTCCATGAACGACGCGAGGGCGCGGATGCCCGGCGTTCTCGCACGTCGCCGGTTCACCACCTCGACCTCGATGAGGGGGGGGCGTGCGGCGAGGCCGGCGCTCGTCCGGCCCCTGGCCTTCGGGCTCACCGCGAGGCACTCCGCGCGGCGCGCCGGTCCTGCGC
The sequence above is drawn from the Terriglobia bacterium genome and encodes:
- a CDS encoding glycine--tRNA ligase subunit alpha; protein product: MTFQDLLLAIQSYWAGQGCVLQQPYDLEVGAGTMHPDTFFRVLGPEPWRVAYCQPSRRPGDGRYGENPMRVYKHYQFQVVLKPAPLDVQDLYLDSLRSFGVLPLEHDIRFEEDNWESPTLGAAGVGWQVMMDGMEISQFTYFQQSGGFDLRPVSVELTYGLERICMFLNDIRSIFDIPWNETVTYGEVRRREEVEHSAYSFREADVPFFREQFARWEAEAQRLLAAPAEGAPGPAHGALVVPAYEAALKCSHLFNVLDARGALSVTERAASIQRIRRLACRAAERYVAQREAAGFPLLHGARPPVAEAP
- the recO gene encoding DNA repair protein RecO, whose product is MGRRNDDAYVLGTQVLGEADVIVTLLAENSGRVRGVAPSARRSRRRFGGALDPLTRVRAAWTEREGRELHRIESLDLARSYAAMQSEPVRQAACAVLAELAASMAREGQPDPKGFRLLGALLDAIEQGLDPWTAIRYFEYWTLRLHGVLADLDACPVCGRALAEGSPRTVARGGAVRCSSCDRAEGGGGRSLGREDLAFLAAAARTAPTGLAGFERAARPGGALEALLRGGVESFAERRFKTYRHLAAAAHRPGEGTGR
- the era gene encoding GTPase Era, with protein sequence MSGADAAGGGLRAGTVTLAGWTNVGKSALLNRLVGEKLAAVSPVSQTTRHRIVGVLHLEGRGQVVFADTPGLHEPRHRMNRAMVETTRQSLRDVDLVVLVVDASLGPGPGDARAADLLRHLPGSRIAVLNKIDLLPQKTKLLPMMKVLVEDWGLEEAVPVSALTGEGCDLLLERILARLPEGPPLYAADVLTDQPERFLAAEWIREKILLRTRQEIPHVTAVLMDRWQTRPDGLVEIEVTILVERESQKAIVIGKGGSLLKAIGTEARADIERLLDARVYLGLHVRARPDWRDDERTLHELGLS
- a CDS encoding hemolysin family protein; its protein translation is MTGSESAGAIVAALGLATALFLAELAIAVLLLAVSSLSRVAVRRLAAEDPRLRLLEDVRNGLSARRISLHAARETCLLGASVSLAFGARAAGWSHPWALGLAGGIVVGVLLLEGLAARTLALRAPRAAVRATAFLVPPIHALFFPAAKPMESLAKRFTAGAGRGESETEENDGEVEAFLEVGERDGILEAGESRMVRGIVDLGDTRVREIMTPRTDIKALPADGTVAEARKVLLRTGHSRLPVYRGTVDNVVGVLDVRDVLKAADEGADGASVTAFLRPAFFVPETQSTADLLTQMRTRTRMALVVDEYGGLAGLVTLEDLLEEIVGEIREEHEPEEARIMAAPDGSWLVSGLAHVGEIEPLFEVNVGEREFDTVGGLVIAALGRVPPPGERLEAHGLAIEVLESDRRRVYRVRLRKAAPPAGAGEGPK
- the ybeY gene encoding rRNA maturation RNase YbeY, whose amino-acid sequence is MERLIEEVPPPPGGRVVLCLLSDGAMRDLNRVYRGRRATTDVLAFPGGGVRDPEGRLELGDIALSVPRAARQAREAGHTLGRELKILAMHGYLHLLGHDHETDRGRMARMERRLALKLLGDRSRGAA